The following proteins are co-located in the Prionailurus viverrinus isolate Anna chromosome A1, UM_Priviv_1.0, whole genome shotgun sequence genome:
- the CA1H5orf58 gene encoding putative uncharacterized protein C5orf58 homolog isoform X2 has product MFKNNVTDHKLNMEAIIKNINMISLELKKMQELSQLLLCDLTLHFNHPLKTDDLEETEGKPPLFDESKISDVSFASNSFSV; this is encoded by the exons atGTTTAAGAATAATGTTACTGACCATAAGCTAAACATGGAAGccataattaaaaacattaacatgATTTCTTTGGAGTTGAAGAAGATGCAAG AGCTCTCCCAGTTGCTGCTTTGTGACCTTACTTTACATTTTAATCATCCTCTGAAGACAGATGACttagaggaaacagaaggaaaaccacCCCTCTTTGATGAATCTAAAATATCAGATGTGTCCTTTGCTTCTAACAGCTTTtctgtctga
- the CA1H5orf58 gene encoding putative uncharacterized protein C5orf58 homolog isoform X1, translating into MNFWTQEKAEMFKNNVTDHKLNMEAIIKNINMISLELKKMQELSQLLLCDLTLHFNHPLKTDDLEETEGKPPLFDESKISDVSFASNSFSV; encoded by the exons ATGAATTTCTGGACTCAGGAGAAAGCAGAG atGTTTAAGAATAATGTTACTGACCATAAGCTAAACATGGAAGccataattaaaaacattaacatgATTTCTTTGGAGTTGAAGAAGATGCAAG AGCTCTCCCAGTTGCTGCTTTGTGACCTTACTTTACATTTTAATCATCCTCTGAAGACAGATGACttagaggaaacagaaggaaaaccacCCCTCTTTGATGAATCTAAAATATCAGATGTGTCCTTTGCTTCTAACAGCTTTtctgtctga